The genomic DNA agaaaataattattaaaagaaCAGAAATTAATAATTGAGTAATGATTAGgcaggggctttatgactacgggttTAAaatgcataacgccccataacgcCCACCCGCACACGTGACGcgccacgtgtcgcataacgcccacaaaggggcgttatgactacacatggccttaggAGAAAATGAATGATGATTGCGTTGGCGAAAGCTAAAATGACATAGCTacttttgaaaatttttggtGAACTTTCACtaaaactattttgtttcaatAAATTTCAGTAAAAGATTTGTGACtacctaatcattttttttaaacatttaattACATGATATTACATTGATACCATCACTAAATAACAAGATTCATGCAAAAGATGTCATTTTCATTCATAACAAAGCATTTGTAGCctatttacaaaattaccctagaTTGTGATTTAACAACACAATGTAATTCAAAGTCTCGGTTTGTATACACTAGAAGCCAAAACTGAATAATAAGCCATTTCCATGGTGCTTGTTGAATAAATACATTTCACTAAATGCATTCATCACATTGGTAAAATTCTTTAACACTTGAAAATGTGAACATGGAAACTATAATGTAAACCAAAGTGCAAATAACATGGTTTGTTTATCAATCACATGTTTGTAAGAAAACCATTAAAGATTAGTCGGAAAACTTTAGAGTTAAATCTATAATCGTAAACCTAATTGTGAAGAAATTCACTTTCTCCGATTGTATCACCCGCATAAACCAAGAACTTGTGATGGAGCGGGTAACACTGAAACTGAGAATTCGGCTGTGATGGAGAAGGGAAAGATACAGACTTGTAACCTCAAATGAAGAAAATTCTTTAAACAAACCTCCCGTCAGGTCTCATGTTGTAGCAAACCCAAAACATTTTCATCATTATGTTTTCACCTATTTGACAAACTTGTTATTTTATAGCAGATTTTTTTAGAAATTTAATTAGAATCTAAAAAATAATTTCGAAAtggaaaaaaatatatttaaacacGATTTTGTTTAATCATGATTATCATTTTAAAGTTCACTAAGTAGCTCTGTAAGAGTATATTCAAATCATGTGATTGCataaaatgtaatatatatatatatatatatatatatatatatatatatatatatatatatatataacaaagcGATATTGTTTTAATAAGTTATTCCACATTATACTTGGTTCTTTTTCTTGGGCCAGGTAGAGATGAATTTGGGCTCCTACTAGGAACATGCACCATCTTAAACTTTTACCTACTTATGCATCATCACCAATCCACCATTATATACTTCATCACCAATCCACCATTATATACTTGGGCCAATGAATTTAGTCTAGATGTCATGTTAGACTTGGGCTCCTGAACACACTAAACAAAATCATACACAAAACAACAAGGCATATGCAATAGGGCGAAAAGGCCAGAAGACCAGGGCCGGCTCTTGGGCCCGTCAACCCATGCCGTCGCTTGAGGCCCAAATTTTTAAAGGGCCCGCAAGGTTTTTATAagcttatatatataataaattatatatatttaatatatgcaACCATTTATTATGTAAAAAACTGTTGGTGGTGAAGTGTAAAAGCCATTTCAAGATAAAGGAAAGGTCTTAAGTTCAACTCTTGACTCCACCACcaaggttttatttttttaaatcagTTCCCCCTTTAACAACAATTTTTGGGTCCATTTTTTTTGGTCGCCCAAGGCCTAAATTTTTTTAAAGTTCTCGGGGACGGCTCTGCAGAAGACGTCGTATGCGGGACATGATCTTCACCTGCCATGTTGAGTCCACAACGGCGTGGGTGGACTCAAAAACCTTCGATTCTAGAAGCTCTAATGACGCATCAAAAGATCtcaaaaaaacaaaataaaaaaaaacaaaaaaaaaaacacaaacttgtCTATAGAGCATCAAATTGTATGCAAGGTAGCAGCTGAGCATCTCTTAGTTGGGGGGATATGAGCTATCTATAACATAGATTTATTCTCTCTTAATATCCacatatataaaaactaaaaaaacaaaagaaacaacagCTTAAGTTCTGGATTCAACATCTCAAACTGCAAGAGACTTCACCTCATCCTGTTTCCACAGTCCTTCTTCATACCTGTACCACCTCAGAAGCCCTTCATCAGCCCTTGTCCTCTGGCACATGATGCATTCATCATCCATGCATGTCAAGAACTCACTTAACCGCGAACCCTTTTTCAAAACTGAATCATCGAGCTTCGTAACCACTTTTATAGTAGCATCCGGTGGTGGGGCATCCACAATGACACAATGAGATATGTTAAGCACATTAAGGTTCTTTAGGCCGTCTAGGATAAGTATAAGCGCGTCCAAGTAAACGACTGAACAACGAAGACTTAGAACTTTGAGGTTGGGGACACAACGAATGAGGGTATTCACCAAAAAGATGTCACATGGGCCCATGATTTTAAGTTCCGAGAAATTCTTGCAGTTTTTTGAAACTTTTTCCATGAAATATAGTGGAGTTTCTATGCTTGGCATTGTAAGCGACTCTAGATCCTTCCACATTTTGATAGCCTTGCATATCCCGGTTTTCTTGATTCGGTTCCATGCAGGTAACACCAGACGCTTGAGATTCGGGCACCTGCATTGATTACCAATATAATATGTTACATTATAAGTCTATAACTATGCGTGCATATGGCATTTTAACGGTCAAGATGATACCTTTCAGCAGTGTAGGTCAACTGCTCATCATGGACATACAGATTGATATTAAAAATCAAAGTTTTGATGCTTCCGCGGCTAAGATTCAGTGAAATCTTGAGAATTTTTGTGAGTTGTTCGTCAGACGGTCCATCCACATAAACATAAGGCTCTAACGGAGTTCTTATGTAGTTGGAAGACAACACTGACAAATCAAGTGTGCGCCACAACATTGGATCGCGTGCAGCATGATGCCATGTTTTGCATATGTCGGCCACACCAGATGTCAAATCAAAAATGTCGATTTTCTGATAGATTTTGACCAGCACGTCGATATCTAGGTCCTCCCACTTCCTTATAATAGCCTCATCTTCCATGGCGCTACAAACCTATAAACCAATGACATTGATATGAAATGAGATAATGGTCCGTTTTAGTTATGTACATCTTTTCAACACGATAAAAACTAACAAAGGAAACTACGGTACAAGAAAACTTAGAACATTAAGACTAGATTTCAGAAAGGGAAATCACGATAACGAAGTTACTCAATCAGATTGATTTGATTTCTTTTTAAGACAATATATTTGATGTGATACATGTAAAGTGAATAAACATTAAGCGCGTAACAGTCCGATCATAACTTTGAGCTTACAATATCAAAAAATAATCTAAACACAAATGCGGGTAGATGGTAGCATGATCCATAGCATAAAACACCAAGTTTCCTACTTTACGAAGACGAAACGTCATTATAGTGCCACGATGGTCTGTCATCAAGGGTATATCTTACCCATTAGTGTCTATATGCTTTACACAAACCATCATATAACAACATACACATGAATCTAGAGTGCATCTTTCAACTCATAGGTCATAAGCCACATTTCATATAAAGGAAAAATGGTAAAGGATATAAAGAACACATGGAAACTTAGATGACTAGCATCGCGATAACGATTAgggtaaaaaatataaaaaaatatttccTCGTCCGGTGATTAACCAATTCTTGATACTTTAATAGAAACATGTATGCTATAAAAGCGACAATTTTGAAAGCTTACCCCATTTGATTTCAACgtaatataatcacataatagtgGTCGGTCACTGCATACCAAGTATCGCGGTACAACTATTAGTAACCATTTATAATGCAATAACTCTATAGGGCATAGCATATTGTGCGTCATCTAACGTGCGTCATGCAAACGTTTACCACGAACCTGAGTTCGTTGTTACCCTCTTCCTACAAATACTGTGACCGAGAGTTCGCTCTAATTTTCCAAGTAC from Helianthus annuus cultivar XRQ/B chromosome 7, HanXRQr2.0-SUNRISE, whole genome shotgun sequence includes the following:
- the LOC110867512 gene encoding F-box/LRR-repeat protein At3g48880 — encoded protein: MEDEAIIRKWEDLDIDVLVKIYQKIDIFDLTSGVADICKTWHHAARDPMLWRTLDLSVLSSNYIRTPLEPYVYVDGPSDEQLTKILKISLNLSRGSIKTLIFNINLYVHDEQLTYTAERCPNLKRLVLPAWNRIKKTGICKAIKMWKDLESLTMPSIETPLYFMEKVSKNCKNFSELKIMGPCDIFLVNTLIRCVPNLKVLSLRCSVVYLDALILILDGLKNLNVLNISHCVIVDAPPPDATIKVVTKLDDSVLKKGSRLSEFLTCMDDECIMCQRTRADEGLLRWYRYEEGLWKQDEVKSLAV